A DNA window from Chelativorans sp. AA-79 contains the following coding sequences:
- a CDS encoding SCP2 sterol-binding domain-containing protein: MNMDEIAIQMREKVSASDFDRSVKFDCGADGTVLIDGNTVSTDDGPADCVIRLAKEDLEAMVAGKLDPTAAFMQGKLKIDGDMSVAMQLSQVI; the protein is encoded by the coding sequence ATGAACATGGATGAGATCGCCATACAGATGCGCGAGAAGGTTTCCGCCTCGGATTTCGACCGGTCCGTGAAATTCGACTGCGGCGCGGACGGCACCGTCCTGATCGACGGCAACACCGTCTCCACGGATGACGGCCCGGCCGATTGCGTCATCCGCCTCGCCAAGGAGGACCTGGAGGCGATGGTCGCCGGCAAACTCGATCCCACCGCGGCCTTCATGCAGGGCAAGTTGAAGATCGACGGCGACATGTCCGTCGCCATGCAGTTGAGCCAGGTGATCTGA
- a CDS encoding nickel/cobalt transporter, translated as MSKRASLPARLLLLTAATALLLLPAHAQSSLGIGTAEPSVAPVGPFAGILQWVNSKQQSFYRALTGALKAMREDVSQLWMLIGLSFAYGIFHAAGPGHGKAVISSYMLANEVALRRGIVLSFASAILQALTAITVMGAVFLLLRGTAVSMTDATWFLETLSYGLIAAFGAWLLWRKVGPLVRQRDAGQPMHSLSAAHAGEHHHHHVHDGHDHHDHDHAQHDHHHDHAAGEVCPTCGHSHAPDPAQLSGDRLDWKSAWSAVAAVGMRPCSGALIVLTFSFLNALWLGGIVSVFAMALGTAITVSVLAILAVTAKNWAVALSGGGAWGARIHNGIEIAGALLVLLLGLVLLAASLSA; from the coding sequence ATGTCGAAGCGTGCCAGCTTGCCGGCAAGGCTGCTCCTTCTCACGGCCGCGACCGCCCTTCTTCTCCTTCCGGCCCATGCCCAGAGTTCGCTCGGCATCGGAACGGCGGAGCCGTCTGTGGCGCCGGTTGGGCCGTTCGCCGGCATCCTGCAATGGGTGAATAGCAAGCAGCAGAGCTTCTACCGTGCGCTCACGGGCGCGCTGAAGGCCATGCGCGAGGACGTTTCGCAACTCTGGATGCTCATCGGCCTTTCCTTCGCCTACGGGATCTTCCACGCCGCCGGACCCGGGCACGGCAAGGCGGTGATCTCCTCCTACATGCTCGCCAACGAGGTCGCGCTGAGGCGCGGTATCGTGCTTTCCTTCGCTTCGGCGATCCTGCAGGCGCTGACCGCGATCACGGTCATGGGCGCCGTGTTCCTGCTCCTGCGCGGGACGGCCGTTTCCATGACGGATGCCACGTGGTTCCTGGAAACCCTGAGCTATGGACTGATCGCTGCGTTCGGTGCCTGGCTCCTGTGGCGCAAGGTCGGGCCGCTCGTGCGGCAGCGGGACGCGGGACAGCCGATGCACAGCCTTTCGGCGGCGCATGCCGGTGAGCACCATCATCATCATGTGCATGACGGGCACGATCATCACGATCATGATCATGCGCAGCATGACCACCACCACGATCACGCGGCGGGCGAAGTCTGCCCCACCTGCGGCCACTCCCATGCGCCGGATCCGGCGCAGCTTTCCGGCGATCGGCTCGACTGGAAAAGCGCGTGGTCGGCGGTGGCGGCCGTGGGTATGCGGCCCTGCTCCGGCGCGCTGATCGTGCTCACCTTCTCCTTCCTCAACGCGCTTTGGCTCGGCGGCATTGTCTCGGTCTTCGCCATGGCGCTGGGCACGGCGATCACGGTTTCCGTTCTGGCGATCCTCGCCGTGACGGCGAAGAACTGGGCCGTGGCGCTTTCAGGCGGCGGCGCCTGGGGCGCCCGGATCCACAACGGGATCGAGATCGCGGGCGCGCTGCTGGTGCTGCTGCTGGGTCTCGTTTTGCTGGCGGCGAGCTTGTCGGCCTGA
- a CDS encoding DUF1007 family protein, whose translation MTGPIFAGFMLDKPTLEKEGLLGMRCGTGTKILAGAAAAWTALGVAASAHPHVFAEARLDVAVQDHKVEALRHVWRFDDLFSSTVLVEFDKNQDLKLDEAELKDVAGVVHDSLAEFNYFQIVTADGRDVPMEAPAELMADFTDNQLIILFESKPKEPLELKGKVDFGVYDPTFYTAIDFTEDAYLQVENLPSGCTRTVIRPDPDEAIAQNQQTLTDAFFSDPGGNDLSKIFATKLELTCSAKG comes from the coding sequence TTGACCGGTCCCATTTTCGCCGGGTTCATGTTAGACAAGCCCACTCTTGAGAAGGAAGGGTTGCTCGGCATGCGCTGCGGGACGGGAACGAAGATACTGGCCGGAGCAGCCGCCGCATGGACGGCGCTTGGCGTCGCTGCTTCGGCGCACCCCCACGTCTTCGCCGAGGCGCGGCTCGATGTCGCGGTGCAGGACCACAAGGTCGAGGCGCTGCGTCACGTGTGGCGCTTCGACGACCTTTTCTCCAGCACGGTCCTGGTCGAGTTCGACAAGAACCAGGACCTGAAGCTCGATGAGGCGGAACTGAAGGACGTGGCCGGGGTCGTCCACGACTCGCTGGCCGAATTCAATTATTTCCAGATCGTCACCGCCGACGGGCGCGACGTGCCCATGGAAGCGCCTGCCGAGCTCATGGCCGATTTCACCGACAACCAGCTCATCATCCTCTTCGAATCCAAGCCCAAGGAGCCGCTCGAGCTCAAGGGCAAGGTGGATTTCGGCGTCTACGACCCGACCTTCTACACCGCGATCGACTTCACCGAGGACGCATATCTTCAGGTCGAGAACCTGCCGTCCGGCTGCACGCGGACGGTGATCCGCCCCGATCCCGACGAGGCGATCGCCCAGAACCAGCAGACGCTGACGGACGCCTTCTTCAGCGACCCGGGCGGCAACGACCTCAGCAAGATCTTCGCAACCAAACTCGAGCTTACCTGCAGCGCCAAGGGTTAA
- a CDS encoding amidase has protein sequence MMGTRDTLNAFLDYPDVPVPSSVTGLLRGLSFGVKDIYDVAGYPTGCGNPQKEAEAAPAASTAPALQVLLDAGAQFAGKTQTDELAFSMMGMNTHFPPPVNPRARERVTGGSSSGSAAAVAGGLVDFAIGSDTNGSVRIPASFCGLIGLRTTHGRIGMEGTMPLAPSFDTFGWFARDIATYQAVGEVLLGEDTHRETLRIPVRIAELEARFFGDSEREAYAGMLGRVLDHFERSAGFLALPGDLDELYERFRQIQAHEAWRAHAAFLSQKDRGLGPGVKERFAYGRSISETTVEEARRRRRDFRADVSALMNADMVVVMPTQPSAAPLKIATQEEQESYRQKGLALTSIAGLLGWPQITIPLGEVHGAPFGISLLGPAGSDCQLIRLAADILSGS, from the coding sequence ATGATGGGGACACGGGACACGCTGAATGCCTTTCTGGACTATCCCGACGTGCCGGTGCCCTCTTCGGTCACAGGCCTGCTCAGGGGCCTCTCCTTCGGCGTGAAGGACATCTACGATGTGGCGGGCTATCCCACGGGTTGCGGAAACCCGCAGAAGGAGGCGGAGGCCGCACCTGCCGCAAGCACCGCGCCTGCCCTGCAGGTTCTGCTCGACGCCGGAGCGCAGTTCGCCGGCAAGACGCAGACGGACGAGCTTGCCTTTTCCATGATGGGCATGAACACGCATTTTCCCCCGCCGGTGAACCCGCGGGCGCGCGAAAGGGTGACCGGCGGATCCTCGTCCGGCTCGGCGGCGGCGGTGGCCGGTGGGCTCGTCGATTTCGCGATCGGGTCCGACACCAACGGTTCCGTGCGCATTCCGGCATCCTTCTGCGGGCTCATCGGCCTCAGGACCACCCACGGCCGAATCGGCATGGAGGGGACTATGCCGCTTGCACCCTCCTTCGACACGTTCGGATGGTTCGCACGCGATATCGCCACCTACCAGGCGGTGGGCGAGGTGCTGCTGGGGGAGGATACGCATCGCGAGACCCTGCGCATCCCGGTGCGGATCGCGGAACTGGAGGCGCGGTTTTTCGGCGACTCGGAGCGCGAGGCCTATGCCGGCATGCTTGGGCGCGTGCTCGATCATTTCGAGCGTTCGGCGGGCTTTCTCGCCCTGCCTGGGGATCTGGACGAGCTTTACGAGCGCTTCCGGCAGATACAGGCTCACGAAGCCTGGCGGGCCCATGCCGCCTTCCTGTCGCAAAAGGACCGCGGGCTCGGCCCCGGGGTCAAGGAGCGTTTCGCCTACGGCCGGTCGATCAGCGAGACGACCGTCGAGGAAGCGCGGCGACGGCGGCGCGACTTCCGCGCGGACGTCTCGGCCCTCATGAACGCCGACATGGTCGTCGTCATGCCGACCCAGCCTTCCGCCGCGCCGCTCAAGATCGCCACCCAGGAGGAGCAGGAAAGCTATCGCCAGAAGGGGCTCGCGCTCACCTCGATCGCCGGCCTGCTCGGCTGGCCGCAGATCACCATTCCGCTGGGCGAGGTGCATGGCGCTCCCTTCGGCATCTCGCTGCTCGGCCCGGCCGGCAGCGACTGCCAGCTCATCCGGCTTGCCGCAGACATCCTTTCCGGTTCCTGA
- a CDS encoding Gfo/Idh/MocA family oxidoreductase: MSEKRLSVVVAGLGNMGRSHALAYHRNPGFEIAALVNRSPVDLDGELSGYTVERSFEEVLKRERPDVASINTYSDSHADYAVMALEAGAHVFLEKPLATTVKDAERVVAAAKANGRKLVIGYILRHHPSWQKLIAEARTLGGPYVFRMNLNQQSSGPSWQTHRRLMETTSPIVDCGVHYVDVMCQITDAKPVEVRGMGLRLSDEIKPDMYNYGHLQVLFEDGSVGWYEAAWGPMISETAFFVKDIMSPKGSVSIVMDEGAKSDDIDTHTKTATIRVHRAARGADGRFAAPDEILRMEGEPGHQELCEREQDFLLKAIREDIDLSRHMEDAVQSLKVCLAADESVRTGRAIRL; this comes from the coding sequence ATGAGCGAGAAACGGTTGAGCGTCGTCGTGGCCGGCCTCGGGAACATGGGCCGCAGCCACGCGCTCGCCTATCACCGCAATCCGGGCTTCGAGATCGCCGCCTTGGTCAACCGCTCGCCCGTTGATCTCGATGGCGAGCTTTCAGGCTATACGGTGGAGCGCTCCTTCGAGGAGGTGCTGAAGCGGGAGCGGCCGGACGTCGCCTCCATCAACACCTATTCCGACAGCCACGCCGATTATGCCGTGATGGCGCTGGAGGCCGGCGCGCATGTTTTCTTGGAAAAGCCGCTGGCGACCACGGTGAAGGATGCCGAGCGCGTCGTCGCCGCCGCGAAGGCGAACGGGCGCAAGCTCGTCATCGGCTACATCCTGCGCCACCATCCGTCCTGGCAGAAGCTCATTGCCGAGGCGCGCACGCTGGGCGGCCCCTACGTCTTCCGCATGAACCTGAACCAGCAGTCGAGCGGGCCCAGTTGGCAGACGCACCGCCGGCTGATGGAGACCACCTCGCCCATCGTCGATTGCGGGGTGCACTACGTGGACGTGATGTGCCAGATCACCGACGCCAAGCCCGTCGAGGTGCGCGGCATGGGCCTGCGCCTGTCGGACGAGATCAAGCCCGACATGTACAATTACGGTCACCTGCAGGTTCTGTTCGAGGACGGCTCAGTCGGCTGGTACGAGGCTGCCTGGGGGCCGATGATCTCCGAGACTGCCTTCTTCGTGAAGGATATCATGTCGCCCAAGGGCAGCGTCTCCATCGTGATGGACGAGGGCGCGAAATCCGACGACATCGACACTCACACGAAGACCGCCACGATCCGGGTTCACCGCGCCGCGCGCGGGGCGGACGGCCGCTTCGCGGCACCCGACGAGATTCTGCGCATGGAGGGCGAACCCGGCCACCAGGAGCTCTGCGAGCGCGAGCAGGATTTCCTCCTGAAGGCGATCCGCGAGGATATCGATCTCTCCCGCCACATGGAGGATGCGGTGCAGTCGCTGAAGGTCTGCCTCGCCGCCGACGAAAGCGTGCGCACCGGCCGCGCGATAAGATTGTGA
- a CDS encoding ABC transporter ATP-binding protein, whose translation MGSLTLENIRKSFGATEVLKGIDLEVKNGEFVIFVGPSGCGKSTLLRVVAGLEDATDGQVLIDGQVVDNVPPAKRGIAMVFQSYALYPHLTVRDNMGLGLKQAGHPRDEIRERVATASAMLGLDDYLERRPAELSGGQRQRVAIGRAIVRNPKLFLFDEPLSNLDAALRVNTRLEIARLHRKLDATMVYVTHDQVEAMTLADRIVILNGGRIEQVGTPMELYNRPANLFVAGFIGSPRMNFVEAERLGQNGAKTLGVRPEHITVDPEAGDWKGSVLHVEHLGADTVLYLDTEQAGLVTARLFGEHRFAPDDVLFATPQAERIYRFDADGKAVG comes from the coding sequence TTGGGTTCGCTGACGCTTGAAAACATCCGCAAGTCCTTCGGCGCCACCGAGGTGCTGAAGGGCATCGACCTCGAAGTGAAGAACGGCGAGTTCGTCATCTTCGTCGGGCCTTCAGGCTGCGGCAAGTCCACGCTTCTCCGCGTCGTCGCCGGGTTGGAGGATGCCACGGACGGCCAAGTTCTGATCGACGGGCAGGTGGTGGACAACGTGCCGCCCGCCAAACGCGGCATCGCCATGGTGTTCCAGAGCTACGCGCTCTACCCGCACCTCACCGTGCGCGACAATATGGGGCTGGGCCTCAAGCAGGCCGGTCATCCGCGCGACGAAATCAGGGAGAGGGTCGCGACAGCCTCGGCCATGCTCGGCCTCGACGATTACCTGGAACGGCGTCCGGCGGAGCTTTCGGGCGGCCAGCGCCAGCGCGTGGCGATCGGCCGCGCCATCGTGCGCAACCCGAAGCTCTTCCTCTTCGACGAGCCGCTCTCCAATCTCGACGCCGCCTTGCGCGTCAACACGCGACTGGAGATCGCCAGGCTCCACCGCAAGCTGGACGCCACCATGGTCTATGTGACGCATGACCAAGTGGAAGCGATGACGCTGGCCGACCGCATCGTCATCCTGAACGGCGGCCGCATCGAGCAGGTCGGCACGCCGATGGAGCTTTACAACCGCCCGGCCAATCTCTTCGTGGCCGGCTTCATCGGCTCGCCCAGGATGAACTTCGTGGAAGCGGAGCGGCTCGGCCAGAACGGCGCGAAGACGCTGGGCGTGCGCCCCGAGCACATCACGGTCGATCCCGAGGCGGGCGACTGGAAGGGCAGCGTGCTCCATGTGGAGCATTTGGGCGCCGACACGGTCCTCTATCTCGATACCGAGCAGGCGGGCCTCGTCACCGCGCGTCTCTTCGGCGAGCACCGATTCGCGCCCGACGATGTGCTCTTTGCCACCCCGCAGGCCGAACGCATCTATCGCTTCGATGCGGATGGGAAGGCGGTTGGCTGA
- a CDS encoding carbohydrate ABC transporter permease: protein MSRARTSPWRSVAAHAALIAYTAIALFPVVIIIINSFKTRQGIFRSPLALPDAETFSLVGYETVLAQGDFFLYFQNSLIVTVVSLFCVLLFGAMAAFALAEYRFRGNSLMGLYLALGIMIPIRLGTVAILQLMVASGLVNTLTALILVYTAQGLPLAVFILSEFVRQVSDDLKNAGRIDGLSEYTIFFRLVLPLVRPAMATVAVFTMIPIWNDLWFPLILAPSEATKTITLGAQVFIGQFVTNWNAVLAALSLAILPVLILYLIFSRQLIRGITAGAVK from the coding sequence ATGAGCCGCGCACGCACCTCTCCCTGGCGCAGCGTTGCGGCCCATGCCGCTCTCATCGCCTACACGGCGATAGCGCTGTTCCCGGTCGTCATCATCATCATTAACTCGTTCAAGACGCGGCAGGGCATCTTCCGCTCTCCGCTTGCCCTTCCGGACGCTGAGACCTTCAGCCTGGTCGGCTACGAGACCGTGCTCGCGCAGGGCGATTTCTTCCTCTACTTCCAGAACAGCCTGATCGTGACGGTGGTCTCGCTTTTCTGCGTGCTCCTGTTCGGTGCCATGGCCGCCTTTGCGCTCGCCGAGTACCGTTTCCGCGGCAATTCGCTGATGGGCCTGTATCTTGCGCTCGGCATCATGATCCCGATCCGGCTGGGCACGGTGGCGATCCTGCAGCTCATGGTGGCGAGCGGGCTCGTCAACACGCTGACGGCGCTGATCCTCGTCTATACGGCGCAGGGCCTGCCGCTTGCCGTCTTCATCCTGTCGGAATTCGTACGCCAAGTCTCGGACGACCTGAAGAACGCCGGCCGCATCGACGGTCTTTCCGAATACACGATCTTCTTCCGCCTCGTCCTGCCGCTGGTGCGCCCGGCCATGGCGACCGTGGCCGTCTTCACCATGATCCCGATCTGGAACGACCTCTGGTTCCCGCTGATCCTTGCTCCCTCCGAAGCCACCAAGACGATCACGCTCGGCGCCCAGGTCTTCATCGGCCAGTTCGTCACCAACTGGAATGCGGTGCTCGCCGCCCTCTCGCTGGCGATCCTGCCAGTTCTCATCCTCTATCTGATCTTCTCCCGCCAGCTCATCCGCGGGATCACAGCAGGAGCCGTCAAATGA
- the odc2 gene encoding ornithine/lysine decarboxylase codes for MATQRILDFLATRRPDGPCLVVDLDVVRENYTAFERALPDSRIFYAVKANPAPEILRLLSTLGSSFDTASVAEIEMALDAGATPDRISYGNTIKKERDIARAYDLGIRLFAVDCIEEVEKVSRAAPGSRVFCRVLTDGAGAEWPLSRKFGCVPAMAVEVLRQAKRLGLDPYGVSFHVGSQQTDLSAWDRALNDARTVFQALAEEGITLKMVNMGGGFPTRYLRDVPRAQAYGQAIFSALRKHFGNRLPETIIEPGRGMVGNAGVIKSEVVLISKKADNDDVRWVYLDIGKFGGLAETMDEAIRYPLVTRHDGGDTTPCVLAGPTCDSADVLYEKTPYPLPISLTIGDEVLIEGTGAYTTTYASVAFNGFEPLRSYVI; via the coding sequence ATGGCCACCCAGCGCATCCTCGATTTTCTCGCCACGCGACGACCCGACGGCCCCTGCCTTGTCGTGGACCTCGACGTCGTGCGCGAAAACTACACCGCTTTCGAGCGGGCTCTGCCCGATTCGCGGATTTTCTACGCCGTGAAGGCCAATCCCGCGCCGGAAATCCTGCGGCTTCTGAGCACGCTCGGCTCCTCCTTCGATACGGCCTCGGTCGCCGAGATCGAGATGGCGCTCGATGCCGGTGCAACGCCCGACCGCATCTCCTACGGCAACACGATCAAGAAGGAGCGCGACATCGCGCGCGCCTACGATCTCGGCATCCGCCTCTTCGCCGTGGACTGCATCGAGGAAGTGGAGAAGGTTTCGCGTGCCGCTCCCGGTTCGCGCGTTTTCTGCCGCGTGCTGACGGACGGTGCGGGTGCGGAATGGCCGCTCTCGCGCAAGTTCGGCTGCGTGCCGGCCATGGCCGTCGAGGTGCTGCGCCAAGCGAAGCGGCTCGGCCTCGATCCCTATGGCGTCTCCTTCCATGTCGGTTCCCAGCAGACGGACCTTTCCGCCTGGGATCGCGCGCTGAACGACGCGCGCACGGTGTTCCAGGCATTGGCCGAGGAAGGCATTACGCTCAAGATGGTCAATATGGGCGGCGGGTTCCCGACGCGTTACCTGCGCGATGTGCCGCGGGCGCAGGCCTATGGCCAGGCGATTTTCTCCGCGCTCAGGAAGCATTTCGGCAACCGCCTGCCGGAGACGATCATCGAGCCTGGCCGCGGCATGGTCGGCAATGCCGGCGTCATCAAGTCTGAGGTCGTGCTGATCTCCAAGAAGGCTGACAACGACGATGTGCGCTGGGTCTATCTCGACATCGGCAAGTTCGGCGGCCTGGCCGAGACGATGGACGAGGCGATCCGCTACCCGCTGGTCACCCGGCATGATGGCGGCGACACCACGCCCTGCGTGCTCGCCGGCCCCACCTGCGACTCGGCCGACGTGCTCTACGAGAAGACGCCCTATCCCCTCCCCATCTCGCTGACCATCGGTGACGAGGTGCTGATCGAGGGGACGGGCGCCTATACGACGACCTACGCCTCGGTTGCCTTCAACGGTTTCGAGCCGCTCCGATCCTATGTGATCTAG
- a CDS encoding LysR family transcriptional regulator, with product MDTLTRMRAFIQVVDAEGFSAAARKAGRSKALLSKYVRELEDELGALLLNRTTRKFSLTEAGQSYYQRAVELVREIDALSESVRESASDIRGRIKLSASRTFADAPIGQSFIDFAVAHPDIVLDIHLDDRFVDLVEEGFDLAIRITKLDDSSLIARRLLPFRLPLFASPGLIEKYGRPKHPRELQGLPCIVDTNGRFRHNWPFQEGGTPFTVAVSGRIEANSPLAVRAAAVAGIGFAFVPDFIALPEVRAGRLVTVLDDFITDGAGIFVVYPHRRYLPAKVRALVDFLAQWLKDNPGSETHS from the coding sequence ATGGACACGCTCACCCGCATGCGCGCTTTCATCCAGGTGGTGGATGCGGAGGGTTTTTCCGCAGCGGCGCGAAAAGCCGGCCGGTCGAAGGCGCTGCTTTCGAAATATGTGCGCGAGCTGGAGGACGAACTGGGCGCGCTGCTGCTCAATCGCACCACGCGCAAATTCTCCCTCACGGAGGCGGGCCAGAGCTATTATCAGAGGGCGGTGGAGCTCGTGCGCGAGATCGACGCCCTTTCCGAGTCGGTGCGTGAATCGGCAAGCGATATCCGCGGGCGAATCAAATTGTCGGCGTCGCGCACCTTCGCGGATGCTCCGATCGGCCAGTCGTTCATCGATTTCGCCGTCGCCCATCCTGATATCGTGCTCGACATCCATCTCGACGACCGCTTCGTCGACCTGGTCGAGGAGGGGTTCGACCTTGCGATCCGAATCACGAAGCTCGACGATTCCTCGCTCATCGCACGGCGGCTGCTGCCTTTCCGGCTGCCACTTTTCGCCTCTCCGGGGCTGATCGAGAAGTACGGTCGTCCGAAGCACCCGCGCGAGTTGCAGGGCCTGCCCTGCATTGTCGACACAAACGGTCGCTTTCGCCACAACTGGCCGTTCCAGGAGGGCGGTACGCCCTTTACCGTGGCGGTTTCCGGCCGCATCGAGGCAAACAGCCCGCTTGCCGTGCGCGCGGCGGCGGTGGCCGGCATCGGCTTCGCCTTCGTGCCGGATTTCATCGCCCTGCCGGAGGTGAGGGCGGGGCGGCTGGTCACCGTTCTCGACGACTTCATCACTGACGGGGCCGGCATTTTCGTCGTCTATCCGCATCGGCGCTACCTGCCTGCAAAGGTGCGTGCGCTGGTCGATTTTCTGGCACAGTGGCTGAAGGACAATCCTGGGTCCGAGACACATTCTTGA